A genomic window from Streptomyces sp. NBC_01429 includes:
- a CDS encoding DUF397 domain-containing protein, with protein MMNACPAWRRSSYSTGANNCVESARSGPGALAVRDSKEERRPPLAFSAGAWACFLSALREREPVRH; from the coding sequence ATGATGAACGCTTGCCCCGCCTGGCGGCGCAGCAGCTACAGCACCGGCGCGAACAACTGCGTGGAGTCGGCCCGCAGCGGGCCGGGCGCGCTGGCCGTGCGTGACTCCAAGGAGGAGCGCCGGCCGCCGCTGGCCTTCTCGGCCGGGGCGTGGGCCTGCTTCCTGTCGGCCCTGCGCGAGCGGGAGCCGGTGCGTCACTGA